AACTTCTTTTGAACTTTTCTTCCAGTCGATTCTGGTGTCTTCTTTGAAAATTTTGTAAGCATTTTTTGGATGTTCAACTTCGGGTTGAGGTTTTTCAATGATTAAATTTTCTGCCAATCCATCCAAAGTTTTTACCACCAATTTTGAACCCATTTCCATTAGTCTGTCGTGAAGACTTCCTGCGTTTTCATTTTCCAAAACCGGAATTTCTTCCTGTAATAAAATATTTCCTTCATCAATTTTTTCATTAATAAAGAACGTAGTTGCGCCTGTTTTTTCTTCTCCATTAATTACAGCATAATTAATCGGAGCAGCACCTCTGTAATCAGGTAGCAACGAAGCATGAAGGTTGAAAGTTCCCATTCTAGGCATTTCAAACAAAACTTTAGGCATCATTCTGAAAGCAACAACAACAAAAACATCAGCATCTAGTTTTTTTAATTCCTCTAAAAACTCAGGGTTTCTCAATTTTTCAGGTTGAAAAACAGGAATGTTATTTTCTGCAGCAAAAACTTTTACAGGAGATTGATTGATCTTTTGTCCGCGTCCACTTGCTTTATCGGCAACGGTTACAACGCCTACAACTTCATGATGAGATTGGTGAATGGCCTCCAATGCAGTCTTTGCAAACTCTGGAGTGCCTAAAAAAACGACTTTCAATGATTTCATGGTGCAAAGATAATCTTTGTTGATTTAAATATTTAAAGATTGAATAATTTAAACATTTTAAAACTGAATGTTACTAACGGTGTCATGCTGAGCGAAGTCGAAGCATCTCTCATAAAGCAGATTTCCCCCTTGGTCGAAATCACAAAGATGCGTTTACACTAAACTATAGGTTCTAAAATTCAGCATTTTTACTTTTCCGGAATCTAATAGGAAAATAAGATTTTCTAAAATATTTTCTTTAGAATGAAACTGTAGCTGTATAGAAATTTCTTCAATGGTTGCGGGCTTTTTATTTAAAACTTTAATGATTTCCAAAGAAACATTTTTGCCAAAAATAGATTGTTTGTTTTTTTCACAAACGGTGCATTGTCCGCAGTTTTTAGTGTTTTTTTCGCCAAAATAGGAGAGAATCAATTTCATTTTGCAATATTGATTGTCTTCGATGAAAAATTTCATTTCTTCCCATTTCTGGATTTTATTTTTTTGAATGTGCTCAAAAAGATTCCAGTATAATCCGTTGATAGCTCTTTCGTCTCGTGGTTTCAGAAATTTTACACTCGCCAAAGCTCCATCAATATATTCCAAATAATTTTTCTGCTGTAATTCTTTCAGGCGCTCTTTAATTAGATGAAGACTCACGCCTATTTTATTGCTTACATTCTGCTCGCTAAACATTATTTTGTGTGTCGCAATTCCTGAAATAGAACGTAAAAGAAGTTCAATAAAATAAGCATCTTTCTGTGGAAGCTGATCAATTTCATCAGGCTTAATGAGAAGTTCGAGAGATG
Above is a genomic segment from Chryseobacterium mulctrae containing:
- the fmt gene encoding methionyl-tRNA formyltransferase, whose protein sequence is MKSLKVVFLGTPEFAKTALEAIHQSHHEVVGVVTVADKASGRGQKINQSPVKVFAAENNIPVFQPEKLRNPEFLEELKKLDADVFVVVAFRMMPKVLFEMPRMGTFNLHASLLPDYRGAAPINYAVINGEEKTGATTFFINEKIDEGNILLQEEIPVLENENAGSLHDRLMEMGSKLVVKTLDGLAENLIIEKPQPEVEHPKNAYKIFKEDTRIDWKKSSKEVHQFILGMSPYPAAFTTLKIGEEEKGLKIYNGKFEVSDHGKPVGSLEISKNDFRIYTKDGMYFPLELQLEGKKRMNIKDFLNGFRNFDEIKMA